In a single window of the Papaver somniferum cultivar HN1 chromosome 8, ASM357369v1, whole genome shotgun sequence genome:
- the LOC113303916 gene encoding zinc finger MYM-type protein 5-like, protein MGPFRRTKCKSGAAKKKAKARAEKLKNSLRGAMNMYLVSNNNIDEETMIDIDEEWENLVTEMETNGDLLLNDENAHRQNEEPMGQEFSPPNANDIQQDEEPSGEELSSSDTNEVVQNEVEHEEYGPVNIYDPGNWGNNINRSLRDILVKKGPIREIDKNFRFPIDKYNRCFNDDHYIWKMENGECWDRKWLVYSSTVDRVFCFFCKLFKQDGKKVSVGYKGF, encoded by the coding sequence ATGGGTCCATTTAGAAGAACAAAATGCAAGAGTGGTGCTGCTAAAAAGAAGGCGAAGGCAAGAGCCGAAAAACTTAAGAATTCTTTACGAGGAGCAATGAATATGTATTTGGTTTCAAATAATAACATCGATGAAGAAACAATGATTGATATTGATGAAgaatgggaaaatttggttacTGAGATGGAAACAAATGGTGATTTGTTGTTGAATGATGAGAATGCACATAGGCAGAATGAAGAACCAATGGGACAAGAATTTTCACCACCAAATGcaaatgatatccaacaagatgAAGAGCCAAGTGGGGAAGAATTATCATCATCTGATACAAATGAGGTTGTGCAAAATGAAGTTGAACATGAAGAATATGGACCAGTGAATATCTATGATCCAGGAAATTGGGGTAACAATATTAACCGCAGTTTGAGAGATATTTTGGTAAAGAAAGGTCCAATAAGAGAAATAGATAAGAATTTTCGGTTTCCTATTGATAAGTATAATAGATGCTTCAATGATGATCACTACATATGGAAGATGGAGAATGGGGAATGTTGGGACAGGAAATGGCTAGTGTATTCAAGTACTGTGGATagagttttttgttttttctgcaagttatttaaacaagatggaaaAAAAGTTTCAGTTGGATACAAAGGGTTCTAA